Proteins encoded by one window of Methanobacterium spitsbergense:
- a CDS encoding lasso peptide biosynthesis B2 protein, protein MSKIDSFFKLSSSRKSLFIKCLILISFIRLSLSLFSFSKVKKISKRISRPNHKQKDSITIEDIIWSVRVVSPYVPKATCLTQAITGQIILSRYNHPSKLKIGVIKEEEFEAHAWLEIDDQIVLGESEKEYKPILESEY, encoded by the coding sequence ATGAGTAAAATTGATAGTTTTTTCAAACTTTCATCATCAAGGAAAAGTTTATTTATTAAGTGTCTGATTTTGATAAGTTTCATTCGTTTATCACTTTCTTTATTTTCATTTTCAAAGGTTAAAAAGATATCAAAAAGAATTTCAAGACCAAATCACAAACAAAAAGATTCAATAACTATTGAAGATATTATATGGTCTGTACGGGTTGTTTCTCCATATGTTCCAAAGGCAACTTGCCTTACTCAAGCAATAACTGGGCAAATAATACTTTCAAGATATAATCATCCTTCCAAACTTAAAATAGGTGTTATAAAAGAAGAAGAATTTGAAGCTCACGCTTGGTTAGAAATAGATGATCAAATTGTATTAGGAGAATCTGAAAAGGAATATAAACCAATATTAGAATCAGAATATTGA
- a CDS encoding PqqD family peptide modification chaperone translates to MTKISIDSTLVVADDVVSCDLDGEAAILNMNDGVYYGLDPIGAKIWNLIQKPRVVNDIVEIIWDEYDVDKNQCKCDIFELIKELLDNGLVKINE, encoded by the coding sequence ATGACAAAAATATCAATAGATTCAACTTTGGTGGTGGCAGATGATGTGGTTTCATGCGATCTAGATGGAGAAGCAGCCATATTAAATATGAATGATGGTGTATATTATGGCTTGGATCCTATTGGGGCTAAAATTTGGAACTTAATTCAAAAACCGAGAGTAGTAAACGACATTGTAGAAATAATCTGGGATGAATACGATGTAGATAAAAACCAATGTAAATGTGACATTTTTGAATTAATAAAAGAACTTTTAGATAACGGGCTGGTTAAGATTAATGAGTAA
- a CDS encoding Ig-like domain-containing protein, whose translation MFVLVFAFVFTICGAATAATPHTVTTINSHNDNLTVSTLQANSKKASKAKNTSPIADPIITGTVTINEYGHIRALKGATVTVNSTASNSKVLGTTKTDQNGYYSINFYSTDPQYRVTASYIGCNNITKTVTVSQGPNYPTDPNYYGTSNIELTPKTATLTGTGSGRNIYIQGGNKLGFAGIINVRVDGTTYQAYCIDLFTPISIGDTLLVNGPLPGTAGDLPSEVDWGKVTYVLNNYNPSSNDEAAAIQCAIWYFTSVHYGPYGGPNPVTGYYQFMTAPNDGRIDGAYGSTTVRTRAWEIINAAVSVKYPNSITLSPETTKISNGQSATVTATVKDHDGNPLQGITVNFQKDKGTLSQTSGITNALGQVSVTLSSIPNFSSAIVTAYVSGNYGNLLYDNQYTTRKQNLAARNLLPLTLSDISVINTDVTANVALSQTANSPVNVGDTVTYRVTATNNGPNAATGIMITDILPAGLTGFTVTPSVGTYYNNVWVIPSLANGATATLTITGTATASMAGTTTINTATETAQDQYISQLPTTTASVHVNQAGLTITNTGTTPVNVGDTGTFTITINNNGPDAATNIKINDIIPNGFTANTHGIGTYDGTTWTITSLASGATATLTFTKTNIPASMAGTTTTNTATATWNEYPKTVTIPNSNIHVKQANVALSQTVNTPVNVGDTVNYIITALNNGPDTATNININDIIPAGLIGAIITPSAGTTYSNGIWNIPSLAYLASATLNISGTAGSTMAGTTTTNTATRTSQTEYNNQPTATAANVYTKKADIKITNYTANGITTWSCYNTPALVSDVVNYGPDDATGVIAQYILPSGVKFISADTRGVGTYTYAYNTATGIGTITWTIGYMPNGGFGTIDVFALINKTGQLTTTAKVTHSDQYDPTPNPSKNYILTVPTSADIALTQTSSNNNPNTGDEITLTVNVTNNGPDNAAGVVITDTLPTGLEINLQKTNTHGIGTLTYDPTTRLLTWTIGQMNYGTLPAILDIVATVTTTDPIINNAIRNTPPQYDWNYNNNAQKVYLNTGTYVKQTDLKITNYNANGITTWSCYNTPTLVSDVVNYGPDDATGVIAQYILPSGVKFISADTRGVGTYTYAYNTATGIGTITWTIGYMPNGGFGTIDVFALINKTGQLTTTAKVTHSDQYDPTPNPSKNYILTVPTSADIALTQTSSNNNPNTGDEITLTVNVTNNGPDNAAGVVITDTLPTGLEINLQKTNTHGIGTLTYDPTTRLLTWTIGQMNYGTLPAILDIVATVTTTDPIINNAIRNTPPQYDWNYNNNAQKVYLPLNSFN comes from the coding sequence ATGTTTGTTTTAGTATTTGCATTTGTATTCACTATTTGTGGAGCAGCCACAGCTGCAACACCACACACAGTTACAACGATCAATTCTCATAACGATAATTTAACAGTTTCAACATTACAAGCAAATTCAAAAAAAGCATCAAAAGCTAAAAATACTAGTCCAATAGCTGATCCTATAATTACTGGAACAGTAACAATAAATGAATATGGACATATACGGGCTTTAAAAGGTGCTACTGTTACTGTTAATTCAACTGCAAGTAACAGTAAAGTCCTAGGAACCACTAAAACAGATCAAAACGGTTATTATTCTATAAACTTTTACAGCACAGATCCACAATACAGGGTAACAGCCAGTTACATAGGATGTAATAATATAACCAAGACAGTAACGGTAAGCCAAGGACCTAATTACCCAACTGACCCTAATTATTATGGTACATCAAACATTGAATTAACCCCTAAGACTGCAACCTTAACTGGAACTGGAAGTGGTAGAAATATATACATCCAGGGAGGAAATAAACTCGGTTTTGCAGGAATAATAAATGTTAGGGTTGATGGCACTACATATCAGGCGTATTGTATTGACTTATTTACACCTATTAGTATAGGTGATACTTTACTGGTTAATGGACCTCTCCCCGGAACAGCCGGAGATCTACCAAGCGAAGTGGACTGGGGTAAAGTTACATACGTGTTAAACAACTACAATCCATCCAGCAACGATGAAGCCGCAGCAATACAGTGTGCCATCTGGTACTTCACTTCTGTACATTACGGCCCATATGGCGGCCCTAACCCTGTAACTGGTTACTATCAATTCATGACTGCACCTAATGATGGAAGAATAGATGGAGCCTATGGTTCAACAACAGTTAGAACAAGAGCATGGGAAATCATTAATGCCGCAGTATCAGTAAAATATCCTAACAGCATCACATTATCCCCAGAAACAACCAAAATATCCAACGGGCAATCCGCCACTGTAACTGCCACAGTAAAAGACCATGATGGAAACCCATTACAAGGTATTACAGTCAACTTCCAAAAAGATAAAGGAACATTAAGTCAAACTTCAGGAATTACAAACGCCCTTGGCCAAGTTTCAGTAACTTTATCAAGTATTCCAAATTTTAGCAGTGCCATTGTCACAGCATATGTAAGTGGAAATTACGGTAACCTCTTATACGACAATCAATACACAACCAGAAAACAAAACCTTGCAGCCAGAAATCTTCTACCGTTAACTCTCTCAGATATTAGCGTAATAAATACAGATGTAACAGCTAATGTTGCATTATCACAAACCGCTAATTCACCTGTGAATGTGGGTGATACTGTTACCTACAGGGTTACTGCAACCAATAACGGACCTAATGCTGCTACGGGCATTATGATAACTGATATATTGCCTGCAGGTTTAACTGGATTTACAGTTACGCCATCCGTAGGAACATATTATAACAATGTTTGGGTTATTCCAAGCCTTGCAAATGGAGCTACAGCCACATTAACCATAACTGGAACTGCCACAGCAAGCATGGCCGGAACAACCACAATTAACACAGCTACAGAAACAGCTCAAGACCAATATATATCACAATTGCCAACTACAACAGCCAGTGTACACGTAAACCAAGCTGGATTAACCATCACCAACACTGGAACAACACCAGTAAACGTAGGTGACACAGGAACCTTCACAATAACCATAAACAACAACGGACCAGACGCAGCCACCAACATAAAAATAAACGATATAATACCAAACGGATTCACAGCCAACACCCATGGAATAGGAACATACGACGGAACCACATGGACCATCACCAGCCTAGCAAGCGGAGCAACCGCAACACTAACATTCACAAAAACAAACATACCAGCCAGCATGGCCGGAACAACCACAACCAACACCGCAACCGCAACATGGAACGAATACCCCAAAACCGTCACAATACCAAACAGCAACATACACGTCAAACAAGCCAATGTAGCACTAAGCCAAACAGTTAACACACCAGTAAACGTAGGAGACACCGTCAACTACATAATCACAGCACTAAACAACGGACCAGACACCGCCACAAACATAAATATTAACGATATTATACCTGCAGGACTAATAGGTGCAATAATAACACCATCTGCAGGAACTACCTACAGTAATGGCATATGGAATATACCAAGCCTTGCATACCTCGCAAGTGCAACATTAAACATAAGCGGAACAGCCGGAAGCACAATGGCCGGAACAACCACAACCAACACCGCAACAAGAACAAGTCAAACAGAATATAACAACCAACCAACAGCAACAGCAGCAAATGTTTATACTAAAAAAGCAGATATTAAGATAACTAATTATACTGCAAATGGGATAACAACATGGAGCTGTTATAACACCCCTGCTTTGGTTAGTGATGTTGTGAACTATGGACCTGATGATGCTACTGGCGTTATAGCCCAGTACATATTACCATCAGGAGTTAAATTTATCAGCGCAGACACCCGAGGAGTTGGAACATACACCTACGCATACAACACCGCAACAGGAATCGGAACCATAACATGGACTATAGGCTACATGCCAAACGGAGGATTTGGAACAATAGACGTTTTCGCTTTAATCAATAAAACAGGCCAACTAACAACCACTGCAAAAGTAACACATTCAGATCAATACGATCCTACACCAAATCCTTCCAAAAATTATATTTTAACTGTTCCTACATCTGCAGATATAGCATTAACACAAACTAGCAGCAATAACAACCCAAACACAGGAGACGAAATAACATTAACCGTTAATGTCACCAATAACGGACCAGACAACGCAGCAGGAGTAGTAATAACAGACACCCTCCCTACAGGACTCGAAATAAACTTACAAAAAACCAACACACATGGAATTGGAACACTCACATACGACCCTACAACTAGACTCCTAACATGGACCATAGGCCAAATGAACTACGGAACATTACCTGCAATATTAGACATTGTAGCAACAGTAACAACCACAGACCCAATTATAAACAATGCAATCAGGAACACACCACCACAATACGACTGGAACTACAACAACAACGCCCAAAAAGTCTACTTAAACACCGGAACATATGTAAAGCAGACAGATCTAAAAATAACTAATTATAATGCAAATGGGATAACAACATGGAGCTGTTATAACACCCCAACATTGGTTAGTGATGTTGTGAACTATGGACCTGATGATGCTACTGGCGTTATAGCCCAGTACATATTACCATCAGGAGTTAAATTTATCAGCGCAGACACCCGAGGAGTTGGAACATACACCTACGCATACAACACCGCAACAGGAATCGGAACCATAACATGGACTATAGGCTACATGCCAAACGGAGGATTTGGAACAATAGACGTTTTCGCTTTAATCAATAAAACAGGCCAACTAACAACCACTGCAAAAGTAACACATTCAGATCAATACGATCCTACACCAAATCCTTCCAAAAATTATATTTTAACTGTTCCTACATCTGCAGATATAGCATTAACACAAACTAGCAGCAATAACAACCCAAACACAGGAGACGAAATAACATTAACCGTTAATGTCACCAATAACGGACCAGACAACGCAGCAGGAGTAGTAATAACAGACACCCTCCCTACAGGACTCGAAATAAACTTACAAAAAACCAACACACATGGAATTGGAACACTCACATACGACCCTACAACTAGACTCCTAACATGGACCATAGGCCAAATGAACTACGGAACATTACCTGCAATATTAGACATTGTAGCAACAGTAACAACCACAGACCCAATTATAAACAATGCAATCAGGAACACACCACCACAATACGACTGGAACTACAACAACAACGCCCAAAAAGTCTACTTACCACTGAATAGTTTCAATTAA
- a CDS encoding lasso peptide isopeptide bond-forming cyclase, whose translation MSAITGIFYRDGRSVDHKMIKKMNDKIAHRGPDGSHIWYEGQIGFGHQMLHTTPESLNEKLPFQDEDSGLVITADARIDNRKKLSELLEIKNSIRVPDSIFILKAYEKWGEYCTEKLLGDFAFAVWDSDKEKLFCARDHMGVKPFYYFLSDDSFFFASEIKALFCNSEVIKRINDLRVGFHLIPIYKHENLTFYEEIYRLPAAHSLKFQKQKINLRKYWELKHDAQIILGSDEEYIDAFRKIFAEAVECRLRSAFPVGFELSGGLDSSSVVCMAREILNDNNQLNTFSIIFEELSKMSETTYINHVAEMGGINTHFTKADNINPLKDIENIISIVDEPYITPNITLLWDLYIKIKKNRIRIVLGGEYGDITLSKGEKYFIELFSTFNWIKLIREIKGMSKRFNVRFYRLLLNQIIFPKIPKSLLKFIRQFKGYRQKPDLILLKNDFIQQINARKYLKNHFINEPDNFREFHYFLLTLSSHQSFFEVFDRFYAAFEIEHRYPFVDKNLIEFCYAIPDEQKFKLGWDRIIMRRAMQDILPKEVQWRHSKAEFSSFFESNLLRFEKDRLDKLIFNNEDDFLLDHYVDLKKVQNIYKNYQNGSSGNDPRDIWNVITLAKWLKYTKL comes from the coding sequence ATGAGTGCAATAACCGGTATTTTTTACAGGGATGGGAGATCAGTTGATCACAAAATGATCAAGAAAATGAATGATAAAATCGCCCATAGGGGTCCTGATGGATCACATATATGGTATGAAGGTCAGATTGGGTTTGGCCATCAAATGTTACATACTACTCCAGAATCCTTGAATGAAAAACTACCATTTCAAGATGAAGATTCTGGACTTGTAATTACAGCTGATGCAAGAATTGATAACAGAAAAAAACTTTCAGAACTTCTGGAAATTAAAAACTCTATAAGAGTACCTGATAGCATATTTATCCTTAAAGCATATGAGAAATGGGGTGAATATTGTACTGAAAAACTTTTAGGGGATTTTGCATTTGCTGTTTGGGATTCCGATAAAGAAAAGTTGTTTTGTGCTAGGGATCATATGGGTGTGAAACCATTTTATTACTTTTTATCTGATGACTCATTCTTTTTTGCTTCAGAAATAAAGGCGCTTTTTTGCAATTCTGAAGTCATAAAGAGAATCAACGATTTGAGAGTAGGTTTCCATTTAATCCCTATTTACAAACATGAAAACTTAACATTCTACGAAGAAATTTACCGATTGCCTGCTGCACATTCTTTAAAATTTCAAAAGCAAAAAATCAATTTAAGAAAATATTGGGAACTTAAGCATGATGCTCAAATTATATTAGGCTCAGATGAGGAATATATTGATGCATTTCGTAAAATTTTTGCTGAAGCTGTTGAGTGTCGCTTGAGATCGGCTTTTCCAGTAGGATTTGAACTTAGTGGTGGTTTAGATTCTTCTTCAGTTGTTTGCATGGCTAGAGAAATCTTAAATGATAATAACCAACTTAATACATTTTCAATAATATTTGAGGAATTGTCAAAAATGTCTGAAACCACATATATTAACCATGTCGCAGAAATGGGTGGAATAAATACTCATTTCACAAAAGCAGACAATATAAATCCCCTCAAAGATATTGAAAATATTATTTCAATTGTGGATGAACCTTACATAACTCCTAATATAACTTTGCTATGGGATTTGTACATTAAAATAAAAAAAAATAGAATTCGTATAGTCTTAGGTGGAGAATATGGGGACATTACTTTATCTAAGGGTGAAAAATATTTTATAGAACTTTTTAGTACCTTTAATTGGATAAAATTGATTAGAGAAATCAAGGGTATGTCAAAACGTTTTAATGTGCGTTTTTATAGACTATTATTAAATCAAATCATTTTTCCAAAAATACCCAAATCATTGTTGAAATTTATCAGACAATTTAAAGGTTATAGGCAGAAGCCTGACCTTATTTTGTTGAAAAATGATTTTATACAGCAAATTAATGCGAGAAAATATCTTAAAAATCATTTTATAAATGAACCAGATAATTTCAGAGAATTCCATTATTTTTTACTTACACTTAGTTCACACCAATCTTTTTTTGAGGTTTTTGATAGGTTTTACGCAGCTTTTGAAATTGAGCACCGATATCCTTTTGTTGATAAAAATCTTATTGAATTTTGTTATGCTATTCCAGATGAGCAAAAATTTAAGTTGGGATGGGATAGGATAATAATGAGACGTGCAATGCAAGATATTCTACCAAAAGAAGTTCAATGGAGACATTCAAAAGCAGAATTTAGTTCTTTTTTTGAAAGTAACTTACTACGGTTTGAAAAAGATCGTTTAGATAAATTGATATTCAATAATGAAGATGATTTTTTGTTAGACCATTATGTAGATCTAAAAAAAGTTCAGAACATATATAAAAATTATCAAAATGGAAGTTCGGGTAATGATCCTAGAGATATTTGGAATGTTATAACTTTGGCAAAATGGTTAAAATATACAAAATTGTAA
- a CDS encoding DUF1616 domain-containing protein → MLLALFLPGYTFMAVVYPLENDIGSYKRIFGSILVSLFLTIILILLTRYKILVIESIKHILIIAILTIVLSVAGFYRSYKFKNSESH, encoded by the coding sequence ATTCTCCTTGCACTCTTTTTACCAGGTTATACATTTATGGCAGTAGTATATCCCCTGGAAAATGATATTGGATCTTACAAACGCATTTTTGGGAGTATACTTGTAAGTTTATTTCTCACAATCATTCTCATACTGTTAACACGTTACAAAATTCTTGTGATAGAATCTATCAAGCATATTTTGATTATTGCAATTTTAACCATAGTCCTGTCAGTTGCTGGATTTTATAGGAGCTATAAATTCAAGAATTCAGAAAGTCATTGA
- a CDS encoding DUF1616 domain-containing protein, protein MKNPLPKGIILIILLTVISMFCIVYFPLNKYPINIISYLLLGLFLPGYAFIMATYPLKDDLSMFKRISGSIMISVLLAILLLLISYYQIIGISYSSAFLLIGILTILLSIDALEGSRRNSKGDNLKPNEEIAIYNIHHSIKDISIVIFLTLLSLIILALPLKYIGSSFIYNLKPIFSYLLIFIVSGYAFWAALILSKQIKAKRLLLTLIFGMVLFIISYLLLKFNPLEGPSLIFTSIISIFIGLMCIIAILKRINTPKIEKYPGKKYNVREQEVEYEKIEYKSPVNEKLIKDDKKSDILHNDQGSSKFPTNESDLPKNPKIRFKSLDLLLITISTVISVIYILNPILNNTVLEPILGIILILFLPGYAIVSVIFPKKDYLYCIERLALSFAFPLIFLAIILFLTNSTAVVISLKSLSIVISVFTILMVLIGYIRRRRVADDERFYVNFGGSKTGKILTIILILSIILAISTAVYIIFKPNPNGSTEFNLLSPVGNASVYPTNLTVGENGTVILGIVNNESKTVDYHLVINSNGVVISEQNLTLTKGEKKEIPYTFTAGSVGYKKIEFLLYKMPDNTNIYRSQYIYVNMV, encoded by the coding sequence ATGAAAAACCCACTCCCTAAAGGTATTATACTGATAATTCTGCTTACAGTTATATCCATGTTTTGCATAGTTTATTTTCCATTAAATAAATATCCTATTAATATAATATCATACTTACTCCTAGGATTGTTTTTACCCGGTTACGCATTTATTATGGCCACATATCCTCTGAAAGATGATTTGAGCATGTTCAAACGAATTTCAGGAAGTATTATGATAAGTGTTTTGTTAGCTATTCTTTTATTATTGATTTCCTATTATCAAATTATTGGAATCAGTTACTCAAGTGCATTCCTTTTAATTGGAATTTTGACTATTCTATTATCCATTGATGCTTTAGAAGGGAGTAGGAGAAATTCTAAAGGAGATAATCTTAAACCTAATGAAGAGATAGCGATTTATAATATTCATCATTCAATTAAAGATATTTCTATTGTTATATTTTTGACATTACTCTCTCTGATTATTCTGGCATTACCCCTAAAATACATTGGTAGCTCTTTTATTTACAATTTAAAACCTATTTTTAGTTATTTATTAATATTTATAGTTTCTGGCTACGCATTTTGGGCAGCATTAATTTTAAGTAAACAAATTAAAGCTAAAAGATTACTTCTCACTTTGATCTTTGGAATGGTATTGTTTATTATATCTTACCTTCTCTTAAAGTTCAACCCCTTAGAAGGACCTTCACTCATTTTTACAAGCATTATATCCATATTTATAGGTTTAATGTGTATAATAGCCATTTTGAAGAGAATAAATACTCCAAAAATAGAAAAATATCCTGGTAAAAAATATAATGTTAGAGAACAAGAAGTTGAATATGAAAAAATAGAATACAAAAGTCCAGTTAATGAGAAACTTATTAAAGATGATAAAAAGTCTGATATACTTCACAATGATCAAGGATCTAGTAAATTTCCAACTAACGAATCTGATTTGCCTAAAAACCCTAAAATACGTTTTAAATCATTGGATCTATTATTAATAACCATTTCAACTGTTATATCCGTTATATATATTTTAAATCCAATATTAAATAATACTGTACTTGAACCAATTCTAGGGATAATATTAATATTATTTTTACCCGGATATGCTATAGTTTCAGTTATATTTCCGAAGAAGGATTATTTATATTGTATTGAGCGTTTAGCACTGAGTTTTGCTTTCCCATTAATATTTTTAGCAATAATTTTATTTTTAACCAATTCCACAGCAGTTGTAATTAGTTTAAAATCATTATCAATTGTAATTTCCGTTTTTACAATATTAATGGTTTTAATAGGATATATCAGAAGGAGAAGAGTAGCAGATGATGAAAGATTCTATGTGAATTTTGGTGGATCAAAAACAGGGAAAATTCTTACAATAATTTTAATCCTATCAATTATCTTGGCTATTTCAACAGCTGTTTACATTATTTTCAAACCTAATCCGAACGGATCAACCGAGTTTAATCTTTTAAGTCCAGTAGGTAATGCATCGGTTTATCCAACGAATCTAACTGTTGGAGAAAATGGTACGGTAATATTAGGCATTGTAAACAATGAATCTAAAACAGTTGATTATCATCTAGTGATTAACTCAAATGGTGTGGTTATAAGTGAACAGAATTTAACACTGACAAAAGGTGAAAAGAAAGAGATCCCATATACATTCACTGCAGGTTCTGTGGGTTATAAGAAAATTGAGTTTTTACTCTATAAAATGCCAGACAATACAAACATTTACAGATCACAGTATATTTATGTGAATATGGTTTAA
- a CDS encoding DUF1616 domain-containing protein, protein MKNPLRKDIILVIILTIISIVSIILYPLTKYPLNLVSYIPLTLFLPGYVYIATKYPLKDDLGLLKRIIGSIIISVLLTFLLILITNIKILGINLTSAILLIGIFTILLSFNTLKKDTTTINEHDVKTIEKIDKPAFVSKDLLLIFLTTILAIIFIVTPKLNETFIRTILGLFLILFIPGYSLIAALFPKKGDLDGIERAALSFGLSIAVTPLIGLALNYTPWGIRLTPILISLSAFTIMMVLIAYIRRSRVPDDEKFYVNFGGFLSSFKSIFKGESKTSKILSIILILSIILAIGTTAYIIVKPKQGETFTEFYLLGPGGKASDYPTNLTVGQSASVIIGVVNHEYKTVDYQLIVTSNGTVMSEQNITLTNGNKTEIPYTFTENTTGTKKVEFSLYKLPDNTNVYRSLHLFVNVV, encoded by the coding sequence ATGAAAAATCCATTACGTAAAGACATTATACTGGTAATTATATTAACCATTATATCCATTGTATCTATAATTTTATATCCTTTAACTAAATATCCACTTAATCTGGTTTCATATATACCTCTTACATTGTTTTTACCAGGTTATGTATATATAGCAACCAAATATCCTCTAAAAGATGATCTAGGATTGTTGAAACGTATCATAGGGAGCATTATAATAAGTGTATTATTAACATTTCTTTTAATATTAATAACCAATATTAAAATTCTGGGAATAAATTTAACAAGTGCAATTCTGTTAATTGGAATTTTCACAATATTATTATCATTCAATACATTAAAAAAAGATACAACAACAATAAATGAACATGATGTAAAAACAATTGAAAAAATTGATAAACCCGCTTTTGTATCAAAGGACCTATTACTAATATTTTTAACCACAATATTGGCCATTATATTTATAGTAACCCCTAAATTGAACGAAACTTTTATTAGAACAATTTTAGGGTTATTTTTAATCCTATTCATACCCGGCTACTCATTAATAGCTGCACTGTTCCCTAAAAAAGGTGATTTAGATGGTATAGAACGTGCTGCATTAAGTTTCGGTTTGAGTATTGCAGTCACACCATTAATCGGTCTTGCACTTAATTACACACCATGGGGAATTAGATTAACTCCTATTCTAATTTCACTCTCGGCTTTTACAATTATGATGGTTCTTATTGCATACATCCGTAGAAGTAGAGTTCCGGATGATGAAAAATTCTATGTAAACTTTGGTGGATTCTTAAGTTCATTTAAAAGTATTTTTAAAGGAGAGTCAAAAACAAGTAAAATACTTTCAATAATTTTAATATTATCAATAATCTTAGCTATAGGAACTACAGCTTATATAATTGTCAAACCTAAACAGGGGGAAACATTTACAGAATTTTATCTTTTAGGCCCCGGAGGTAAAGCATCAGATTATCCAACCAATCTTACTGTTGGACAGAGCGCTTCGGTTATAATAGGTGTTGTAAACCATGAGTACAAAACAGTTGATTATCAATTGATAGTAACCTCAAATGGTACTGTTATGAGTGAACAGAATATAACACTGACAAATGGTAATAAGACTGAGATCCCATACACTTTTACAGAAAATACTACTGGTACAAAGAAAGTAGAATTTTCACTTTATAAACTACCGGACAATACAAATGTTTACAGATCCTTGCATTTATTTGTTAATGTTGTTTAA
- a CDS encoding helix-turn-helix domain-containing protein yields the protein MLRAYRYRMYPTKNQEEMVNKHLGACRYVYN from the coding sequence ATGTTAAGAGCATATAGATATCGAATGTATCCAACTAAAAACCAAGAAGAAATGGTGAACAAACATCTCGGAGCATGTCGATACGTGTATAATTGA